AATGAGAAATTTTCCAAAATCAATAACACTTTCTAATGGAGTGGTATCAATCAGGTCGAATGTGGCCCGGATTGATTTTTCAATAAACAGGTCGGTTTTTTCAAATCCGATCGACTCGTCGTCGAGCCAGAATTTCAATGTAACCAGAAACTGAATCCAGGCGCCTTCTTCCAATGCATCCTGCTGCGCCTTGCGGATCCGCTCGCTTTTTGCTTTGAGGTAACCCTCGCTGACCTGGGAGATGAATGCCTTAAAATGAGTCCGGAAGTCTTTCAGCTTGAGAAGACTGTTCAGCCTGTTTTTACCTTCTTTCAAAGTCAGTATGACATAGCTCCTGTTGGCTGTCAGGATTTCGAAATAGGTATAATAATAGGTTAGTAGTTTATCCCGGAATCCCAGCAATGCAATATCTTCGCTTTGATCCATCAGCTGCACAGCCAGCTTGTGGAAACTTACAAATACACTTTTTTCAATCGCGTCGATCGACGAAAAGTGTTTGTAAAAATCCTTTTCTGCCATTCCGTTTTGCTTGCAGAACAAATACACCGACTCGGGCTTTTTGTTGTTCTCCAAACAATAATGCATGAATAACTCAGTGATTTTTTCGGAGGTAATCTCCTGTGCAGCGGCCGGAAGTTCTTTTAATTTCGTTGCCATTGTATATGTTGATTAGCGCAAAATGTCTATCCGATAAACGCAATCATCGCCGTAATCGTGCCAGTTGCTACGCCCGAATCGTGTAAAGTTTCACCCGAATACGTTCAGCTTCAGGAAGTCATTTACAAATTTGCCCTTCGGATCATACGCTTTGGCCAACTTTCTGAAATCTTCCATTTTTTCACATCGTTTTTCCAGGATTGCTGGAGAAATGGTAAATAGCTTGCCCCAATGTGGCCTTACATTAAAAGGAGCTAGTTCGCGTTCGATTACAGGCA
This Dyadobacter sp. UC 10 DNA region includes the following protein-coding sequences:
- a CDS encoding TetR family transcriptional regulator C-terminal domain-containing protein, coding for MATKLKELPAAAQEITSEKITELFMHYCLENNKKPESVYLFCKQNGMAEKDFYKHFSSIDAIEKSVFVSFHKLAVQLMDQSEDIALLGFRDKLLTYYYTYFEILTANRSYVILTLKEGKNRLNSLLKLKDFRTHFKAFISQVSEGYLKAKSERIRKAQQDALEEGAWIQFLVTLKFWLDDESIGFEKTDLFIEKSIRATFDLIDTTPLESVIDFGKFLIKETLR